The genomic stretch AAATCCGTCCAGGCGATCCAGTAGCCCGCCATGGCCGGGAATGATGTGGCTGGAATCCTTCACGCCAAAACGCCGTTTCACAGCGGACTCAAACAGATCGCCGAATTGCGACACGACCGAGAGCATTGCGCCCAATACCAATAGTGACCCTAGTTCGAGCTTCAGCGAGTGCTCTGCGGCTTGGTTATGATCGAACGCATAGAAGCCCGCTGCGACGATTAGGCTCGCAACAAAGCCGCCGATGGCGCCGGCCCACGTCTTCTTCGGACTGACCCGGGGCCAGAGCTTCGGTCCGCCGATGCCGCGGCCAGCGAAATAACCGCCAATATCGGTCACCCACACCACCAGCAGCACCAATATCAGTGCTGCGAAACCTTTGACCGAATCCAGACGCACCAGCACCGAAGCGATCTCGGCCGCCGCGGCATAGAAAAACCCGGTCGCCGTCCAGTTGCGCTGCGCCGGCGTGATCAAGGCAACGACGATGAGCCCGGCAACAAAGACAACGAGCGCCGCATCGATCCGTCCCGTGGCGAGACAAAGTCCCCCCAGCCCCAGCGCGACAACGCCTGAGGCGACGACGCGCATTTCGCCCGCCGCGCCCACGATCGTCAGCCATTCGACATAGAGGCCGATCGCGCCCAGCGTGACCAAACCCGCCCACAGCCATCCGCCGGCATAGGCGATCGCAATCGCCAGCGGCGCCAGCGTCAATGCAACGGCGACGCGCAGCAAAAGATTGCGCGAACCCGGTTCGGCCGCCGCCGCAGGTGCGGCTTCGCCCTCGGTCACGATCCGGTTTTCGCGGCCAGACCGCCGAAACGGCGCTCCCGTCTGGCATATTCGGCGATCGCGCTCTCAAGCGCGGCCTTGTCGAAGTCCGGCCAGTGGATCGGCACGAACACGAGTTCGCTGTAGGCCGCCTGCCACATCAGGAAATTCGACAGCCGCTGCTCGCCGCTGGTGCGGATGATCAGATCGGGATCGGGAATGTCGGGCGTGTCGAGATATTGACCGATCGCATCGGCATCGATCGATGCGGGATCGCGCTTTCCCTCGGCAACTTCGCGGGCGAGGCGACGCGCGGCGTTGGCGATTTCTTGGCGCGAACCGTAGTTGAAGGCGACGACGAGGTTGAGCTTGGTATTGGCCTTGGTCAGCTCTTCGGCTTCGTTCAGGAGCGCGCAGATATCGCTCTCCAGGCCCTCACGCTCACCGATCACGCGGACCCGCACGCCGTCACGGTGAAGCGACGCCAGATCGTTGCGGATGAAGCGCCGGAGCAAGCCGAACAGGTCGCCGATTTCGGTCGCCGGACGCGACCAGTTTTCGGAGCTGAACGAAAAGATCGTCAGATAGAGCACGCCGAGTTCGTGTGCCGCACGAACCACGCGCCGCAGCGCCTCGACGCCGCGGCGATGGCCTTCCGCACGCGGCAGACCGCGCGCGGCCGCCCAGCGCCCGTTGCCGTCCATGATGATCGCCACATGCAAGGGACCGCCGGTTCGATCCGGTCCTTCGGTTGCGGGGGCGGCGGCATTAGACATCATTCAATCCCAGGAAGGGTCCCAAGGAATTTTCCAAGGGGTCGCACGGGTAGTCTTGCGGCGTCAAACGGTGAGGATTTCCTTTTCCTTCGCCGCCAGCAATTGATCGATCTCGGAAATCATCCCGTCGGTGGCTTTCTGCACATCACCGGCGAGGCGTTCCTGATCGTCCTCGGATATCTCGTGATTCTTCTCGAGCTTCTTGACCGTATCCAGTCCGTCGCGGCGAACATGCCGGACCGCGACCTTGGCGGCTTCGGCGTATTTATGCGCGACTTTCACGAGTTCCTTGCGGCGTTCCTCGTTGAGTTCCGGAATCCTCAAACGCAGCACCTGCCCTTCGGTGGCCGGGCTGAGGCCGAGATTGGAATCGACGATCGCCTTCTCCACGGCCTTGACCATGGACTTGTCCCAAACCTGGACGGAGAGAAGCCGCGGCTCGGGCACGCTGATGGTCGCGAGCTGATTGAGCGGCATGTGCGAGCCATAGGCTTCCACCTGCACCGGCTCCAGCATCGACGCTGCGGCACGGCCGGTGCGCAAACCGCCCAATTCGTGCTTGAGCGACTGGGTGGCGCCTTGCATGCGGCGCTTCAATTCGTTGATGTCAAAACCAGGCGTGGGCATAACGCTCTCCCCTCCTTGAAGTAAACCAGCCGTCGCCGCGGTCAGCGGGCGGTGCGGTTCGATACGGCACACGACGTCACCCGGCAACGACCGTGCCGTGTCCGGTACCGCGCAGGATCGCACCGATCGAACCCGGCTCGGCGATCGAGAATACGATGATAGGCAGCGATGTCTCGCGGGCAAGCGCGAATGCGGTTGAGTCCATCACCTTGTAGCCACCTTCGATTGCCTGGGAGTGCGTCAGGCGGTCGAAACGCTTGGCGGACGGGTCCTTTTTGGGGTCGGCGCTGTAGACGCCGTCGACATTGGTGGCCTTCAGCACCGCCTGCGCCCCGATCTCGGCCGCCCGCAGCACCGCCGTGGTATCGGTCGTGAAGAACGGATTGCCGGTTCCGCCGCCAAGCAGCACGATTCGCCCCTCGGCGAGGTATTTGTGCGCTGCACTACGGGTGAACAGTTCGGAAATCTCGGGCATCACGAACGCCGACAGGGTGCGCGCCGGCGTGCCTTTGTGCTCGATCGCAGCCTCCAGCGCCAGGCAGTTCATCATGGTGGCGAGCATGCCCATGGTGTCGCCGGTCGGGCGGGACACGCCGCGTGACGATACTTCCACGCCGCGGACGATGTTTCCGCCGCCGACTACGACGGCGACCTCGACCCCGAGCTGGCGTGCGGCGATCAACTCGCCGGCGATTCGGTCCACGGTTGGCTGGTCGATACCGAAGGATTGGCTGCCGGCGAGATATTCGCCCGAGAGCTTGATCACGACACGACGATAGACCGGCTCAGCCATGATGCGATCGCTTCCTTAAGTCCCCGCGCGGGCTTCCGGCGCAACATGCGCCGCAAGGCTGTCTTCGCGGTTATTTCTTGCCGGCGGTTGCAGCAACTTCGGCTGCGAAATCGGATTCCTGCTTTTCGATTCCCTCGCCGAGAGCATAGCGCACAAAGCCGGTGATTTTCACAGGCGCGCCGATCTTGCCTTCGGCTTCCTTCACGGCCTGCGCGACCGACTTGCCCTTTTCGTCATGGATGAAGGCCTGCTCCAGCAGACAGACTTCCTTGTAGTAGGTCTTCAAACCGGACTCGACGATCTTCTCGATGACGTTTTCAGGCTTGCCCTGCTGGCGATATTTGTCGGCCAGCACGTCCTTTTCGCGGGTCACGACTGCCGGATCCAGCCCCGCCGGATCGAGCGCCTGCGGGTTGGCCGCGGCAACATGCATGGCAAGCTGGCGGCCAAGAACCGCAAGTTCATCGGCTTTGCCGGCGGATTCCAGCGCGACCAGCACACCCATCTTGCCGGCGCCTTCGATCACGGCACCATGGACATAGCTCGCCACCACGCCCTGCCCGACTTCGAGCGAAGTCGCGCGGCGCAGCGTCATGTTCTCGCCGATGGTTGCGATCGCATCCGAAATCGCGGTCTCGACCGTGACGGCGCCGACCTTGACCGCCTTGATCTTCTCAACATCGGCGCTGTTGTGCAGCGCGACCTGGGCGATCATCTTGACCAGGCCCTGGAACTGCTCGTTACGCGCGACGAAGTCGGTCTCGGAATTGACCTCGACCACGACGCCCTTGGTAGCGGACGTCACGGCGCCGATCAGGCCTTCGGCCGCGACACGGCCGGCCTTTTTCGCAGCCTTCGACAGGCCCTTCTTGCGCAGCCAATCCTGTGCCGCCTGCATGTCGCCGGCGCTCTCGGTGAGGGCTGCCTTGCAATCCATCATGCCTGCGCCGGTCGATTCGCGCAGCTCCTTGACCATCGCTGCTGTGATCGTTGCCATCGTTGAATATCCTTCTTGCCTGTCAGGACGGCAGCGGCGCGCGCTTGCGCCGTGCCGCCATCAGCTACAGGGAGTGTCGTATCGGGAGTCGAACCGGTGGCCGGGAGAACCCGGCCACGCCGCTTTGAATTATTCCGCTTCCGCGGTCAGGGCCTTGGCCTGGGCGACCCAGCCATCGGCCCGGCTCGGAAGTCCGACCTCTTCGCCGATCTTGTGCGCGGTGTCGTGGTCGAGTTCGGCGAGCTGCCAGTAGTGGAAGATGCCGAGGTCGTTGAACTTCTTCTCGATCGCTCCCGACACGCCGGTGAGCTTCTTGAGGTTGTCGGCAGTGCCGCGCGGACCGGCCAGACCCTGGAATCCGGTCGGCTGGGGTGCGGCCGGAATTTCCTCGCGGACCGGCTGAGCGGACGCACCGATATCGATCCCGGAATCACCCTGCGCGCGCGAGATACCGTCGATGGCGGCGCGCGCGATCAGATCGCAATACAGCGAAATGGCGCGACCGGCATCGTCATTGCCCGGCACCACATAGGTGATGCCCTTGGGGTCGGAGTTGGTATCGACGATGGCGGCGACGGGAATGTTGAGCCGCTGCGCTTCCTGGATCGCGATGTCTTCCTTGTTGGTGTCGATCACGAAGATCATGTCGGGAAGACCGCCCATGTCCTTGATGCCGCCAAGCGAACGATCGAGCTTGTCGCGCTCGCGCTGCAGCGTCAGCCGCTCCTTCTTGGTGTAGGCGTTGGCGTCGCCGGAATTGAGCACCTCATCGAGGTGGCG from Bradyrhizobium sp. Ash2021 encodes the following:
- the tsf gene encoding translation elongation factor Ts gives rise to the protein MATITAAMVKELRESTGAGMMDCKAALTESAGDMQAAQDWLRKKGLSKAAKKAGRVAAEGLIGAVTSATKGVVVEVNSETDFVARNEQFQGLVKMIAQVALHNSADVEKIKAVKVGAVTVETAISDAIATIGENMTLRRATSLEVGQGVVASYVHGAVIEGAGKMGVLVALESAGKADELAVLGRQLAMHVAAANPQALDPAGLDPAVVTREKDVLADKYRQQGKPENVIEKIVESGLKTYYKEVCLLEQAFIHDEKGKSVAQAVKEAEGKIGAPVKITGFVRYALGEGIEKQESDFAAEVAATAGKK
- a CDS encoding 30S ribosomal protein S2, coding for MALPDFSMRQLLEAGVHFGHQSHRWNPKMAEFIFGARNNIHIIDLAQTVPMLHRALQAVSDTVAKGGRILFVGTKRQAQDGVSEAAKRSAQYFVNSRWLGGTLTNWKTISGSIKRLRHLDEVLNSGDANAYTKKERLTLQRERDKLDRSLGGIKDMGGLPDMIFVIDTNKEDIAIQEAQRLNIPVAAIVDTNSDPKGITYVVPGNDDAGRAISLYCDLIARAAIDGISRAQGDSGIDIGASAQPVREEIPAAPQPTGFQGLAGPRGTADNLKKLTGVSGAIEKKFNDLGIFHYWQLAELDHDTAHKIGEEVGLPSRADGWVAQAKALTAEAE
- a CDS encoding isoprenyl transferase, translating into MSNAAAPATEGPDRTGGPLHVAIIMDGNGRWAAARGLPRAEGHRRGVEALRRVVRAAHELGVLYLTIFSFSSENWSRPATEIGDLFGLLRRFIRNDLASLHRDGVRVRVIGEREGLESDICALLNEAEELTKANTKLNLVVAFNYGSRQEIANAARRLAREVAEGKRDPASIDADAIGQYLDTPDIPDPDLIIRTSGEQRLSNFLMWQAAYSELVFVPIHWPDFDKAALESAIAEYARRERRFGGLAAKTGS
- a CDS encoding phosphatidate cytidylyltransferase — encoded protein: MTEGEAAPAAAAEPGSRNLLLRVAVALTLAPLAIAIAYAGGWLWAGLVTLGAIGLYVEWLTIVGAAGEMRVVASGVVALGLGGLCLATGRIDAALVVFVAGLIVVALITPAQRNWTATGFFYAAAAEIASVLVRLDSVKGFAALILVLLVVWVTDIGGYFAGRGIGGPKLWPRVSPKKTWAGAIGGFVASLIVAAGFYAFDHNQAAEHSLKLELGSLLVLGAMLSVVSQFGDLFESAVKRRFGVKDSSHIIPGHGGLLDRLDGFVAAVVMAAIFGFLRGGADGVGRGLMVW
- the frr gene encoding ribosome recycling factor; protein product: MPTPGFDINELKRRMQGATQSLKHELGGLRTGRAAASMLEPVQVEAYGSHMPLNQLATISVPEPRLLSVQVWDKSMVKAVEKAIVDSNLGLSPATEGQVLRLRIPELNEERRKELVKVAHKYAEAAKVAVRHVRRDGLDTVKKLEKNHEISEDDQERLAGDVQKATDGMISEIDQLLAAKEKEILTV
- the pyrH gene encoding UMP kinase, which produces MAEPVYRRVVIKLSGEYLAGSQSFGIDQPTVDRIAGELIAARQLGVEVAVVVGGGNIVRGVEVSSRGVSRPTGDTMGMLATMMNCLALEAAIEHKGTPARTLSAFVMPEISELFTRSAAHKYLAEGRIVLLGGGTGNPFFTTDTTAVLRAAEIGAQAVLKATNVDGVYSADPKKDPSAKRFDRLTHSQAIEGGYKVMDSTAFALARETSLPIIVFSIAEPGSIGAILRGTGHGTVVAG